GTTTTGCATGGAGCGAGCGCGATACCAGATGATGTGAGGAAATCTTATTTGGACGCTGGAGGCGATTTGAAAGGTTCTAAGGGCGTGCCTTTTGAATTTTTACAAGAATCTATAAAAGGGGGGATCAATAAGGTCAATACCGACACGGACTTAAGGATCGCTTTCATCGCAGAAGTGCGCAAGGTGGCTAATGAAGATAAGAGCCAATTTGATTTGAGGAAGTTTTTTTCTCCGGCCCAATTAGCGCTTAAAAATGTGGTCAAAGAGCGCATGAAACTTTTGGGCAGCGCTAATAAAATTTAACCAACAAGGAAAGAATGTAACATGGCAATTGGGATGAGCGAGCTCAAAAAGGGCTTGAAAATTGAATTGGGCGGTGTGCCTTATAGGATCGTAGAATACCAGCATGTCAAGCCCGGCAAGGGTGCGGCTTTTGTGCGCGCGAAAATCAAGTCGTTTTTGGACGGCAAGGTGATTGAGAAGACTTTCCATGCTGGGGACAAGTGCGAAGAGCCTAATCTAGTTGAAAAAACGATGCAATACCTTTATCATGATGGCGATACATACCAATTCATGGATATAGAGAGCTATGAGCAAATCGCTTTAAACGACTCTCAAGTGGGCGAGGCTTCTAAGTGGATGCTAGACGGCATGCAAGTGCAGGTTTTATTGCATAATGACAAGGCGATTTCAGTGGATGTGCCGCAAGTTGTGGCTTTAAAGATTGTAGAAACAGCCCCTAATTTTAAGGGCGATACTTCAAGCGCGAGCAAAAAGCCAGCGACTTTAGAAACCGGTGCGGTCGTGCAAGTGCCTTTCCATGTTTTAGAGGGTGAGGTAATTAAAGTCAATACGGAAACAGAAGAGTATCTTGAAAAGGTGAAGTGAGACTATCTTTTTATTGAGTTAGCGTTTTTAGACACAGCTTTTTTATCATAAGGGGTGTTTCAGCCCCTTTTTGGGCTTTGTTTAATGAGCTTTATTTAGAGCGTGTGTGGAATCTGTGATTAAAAATTATTTAGGATTTCTTTTCTCTGTTCTCGTTTGGAATTGATTATTATAAAATATAAAAAATGCTTTAGTATTTTTTACAATCTAAAAAGAGATTGATTTAGCCAAGCGGATAACCTCTTAAAAAGCATTCTTTGGGGGTTAGGGGGATAAAAGAGGAAGAATTTTATTACCCCATTTAAAAGAGTGTGAGCTTAGACATAAGGACTTGCACCAAGTTTTATTGAAATAGATACAAAAATCCACTTAAATTGTTTTGACCCAATTTATTTTGCTACAATCATACTAAAAGCAAAAGATAGTTGGCGGATAAAATGAAACAAGAAATAAAATATCAAACAGACTTTATAATACCATAGATGGCGTTAAGAGTTTAAATGAGCAAATATAATTGCATAGATTTATTTAGTGGGGCTGGCGGTTTATCATTGGGCTTTGCGAATACAAATAGATTTAATATTTTAGCCCACATTGAGTGGGAAAAACCTATGGTTACTACACTGAGAAACGCTTTAATCAAACGCTTTAAGATCAGTGAAAAAGAAACAAAAAAAAGAGTTATTAAATTTGATATTCAAAAAACTGATGAATTGATAAATGGCTCTTGGAGTGATGAAACTCTTAAAATTTATGGATCTGATAATGATGAAAGCGTTAGCCAATTTGGGCTAAATGGCGTAATTAGTGGTAAAAAAATAGATGTTATCTTTGGCGGTCCTCCTTGTCAAGCTTATTCCCTTGCGGGTAGAGCGCAAGATAAACACTCTATGAAATATGATTATAGGAATTATCTTTTTGAAAGTTTTGTTAAAATAGTTGATTATTACCAACCACAATGTTTTGTGTTTGAAAACGTTCCTGGCATGCTTAGCGCAAAACCGGGTAATCAATTTGTAAAAGACAGGATTTATGAAGCTTTTTCAAAAATAGGGTATGAAATTAAAAAACCAAATGAAATGAAAGAGATAGTCTATTCCAGCGATGATTATGAAGTCCTACAAACCAGAAAACGAGTGATCGTATTTGGCGTTCGCAAAGACAATAAAGAGCGGTTATTCAAATTTTATCAAAATCTAGACAATCTCAAATCAAAAAACCCACCGCTTAGCGTTAAAGACGCTATTGGCCATTTACCCAAGTTTAGACCACTCAAAACGCCCTTAAAAATCAACAATAAAAACATTTCTCACGAACTTATTGGCGCAAATAATTTGGCACAAAATTTTCCACGATATAATAATTTACGAGATTTAAAAGCGATGAAATTTTGGATTGAAAACAACATGAATAACGCTCCCGCAAAAGAAAAGCTTGACTTTTACACTAAGATTACAGGAAAAGTCTCAAACCATAACAAATACAGGAATTTAGAATGGGATAAACCATCGCCAACCTTAGTGGCGCATTTGCAAAAAGATGGTTTTATGTTTATACACCCAGAAGCCGATCAGAGCCGCTCAATCACCATAAGAGAAGCAGCGATTTTACAGACTTTTCCTAATGATTTTGAATTTATCGGATCGCAAGCGGCTTGTTTTAAAATGATAGGCAATGCAGTGCCAATTAATTTTGCCAAAAATATAGCCCTAGCAGTGGCAAAGGTCTTAGATGAAAAAAACTAATATAAATATTTTAGTAGCTTGTGAAGAAAGCCAAAGGGTGTGCAATGAATTTAGAAAGCTTGGTTTCAACGCTTATAGTTGTGATTTATTAGAATGTAGTGGCGGGCATCCTGAGTGGCATTTTAATTGCGATGTTTTTGAAGTGATTGGAAATAAAGGCGGTGTTTTGCAAAATGGCAAACATGCAAAAGTTTCGCAATGGGATATGATGATAGCGCACCCGCCTTGCACCTTTTTAGCTGTTAGTGGAGCGAAGTGGTATTACCACCCTAAAGATAAAGATTTGCCCATAGAACAAAAAAGACCCCACCCCAAATTCCCCAACCGTGCAAAAGACAGAGAAGAAGCTTCAAAATTCTTTATGGATTTAGTGGAAGCAAAAATCCCTTATATTGCAATAGAAAACCCCATTGGCATAATGAATACAAGATACAAAAAGCCCAATCAAATAGTCCAACCTTACCACTTTGGCGATAGTGCATCAAAAAAGACTTGTTTGTGGCTTAAAAACTTACCACCCTTAAAATATACAAATATCGTTGATCCTGGCGAGTTTATAGAATTTAAAAGCGGTAAAAAAATAGCAAAATGGTATAGCGATGGACTGACTAAAACAAAATCAGCCAAAGAGCGTCAAATTTGGAGGAGTAAAACATTTCCAGGATTTGCAAAGGCGATGGCAGAGCAGTGGGGGGAGTTTGTAAAAAATGAGATGTTTAAAAAGGTGAAAAATGAAAGTTTATTTGAGGAAAATTGATAATCAATGCATCAACAAACAAATTAGTATTACAAGAGGTATTTTAGAGCATTTTTTTGATAACGCCAACAACCAAGATGAAATAGATGTGAGTGGTATCTTGTCTGATTATAACGATAAAGTGAGCATTCTCTTAGCAACAGATCCCAGACTTGGTGGAGGAATTAAGAGAATCATTAATGCAGAAGTTGACAAAATAAAAGAAAACCGATTGGATTATGAATTAAAAATTGATGATATTCTGCTTTTTACTCACATATCTTATAAAAATACACATTAGAAATCATTTTACCCACTGATACAAGATACAATGTCTTAAACGGCTTAATCAGTAATAGCAGGCATTTATTGGTTTTTAGCGAGAATGAAACGAGTTCTTTAGATGATAGTAGAATAGATGAAAGCGTTAGAATAGATGGGGGAAAAAATATCATCCTTTATGGTGTTCCTGGCAGCGGCAAAAGTTATACTTTACGAAGAGATTATTGCAATGATAATAGCGTGGTAGAAAAGATAGTGTTCCACCCTGATTATTCTTATAGCGATTTTGTGGGACAGATTATGCCAAGTGTGGATGATAGCGGTATAGTCAGTTATAAATTTTTAGCTGGACCTTTTACAAACATCCTAAAAAAAGCGTATCATAACCCACAAACTAAACATGTTCTGGTGATTGATGAAATAAATCGTGGTAATGCACCTGCCATATTTGGAGAAATTTTTCAACTTCTTGACAGACTAAAACATGACAAAGATGGCTTTAAAAAAGGCTCTAGTGAGTATGCTATCAATAATACGGATATTGCAAATATTGTCCATAACGATAAAAATGCAAGTATAAGAATCCCGTCAAATTTATGGATAGTCGCTACAATGAATACGAGCGATCAAAATGTATTCACACTAGATACTGCTTTTCAGCGCAGATTTTCTATGCAACTCATTGAAAATTCCTTTGAAAATGTTGATGATGATTTTAAAAATATGAAAATTTTAGATACTGATATAACTTGGCAAAAATTTTGCACCACCATCAATGAAAAAATAGCTCAAAATAACGAGGGGCTGAGTTCTATGGAAGATAAGCGATTTGGCGTTTATTTTGTAAGTATTGATGATCTAAAGAGCAAAGAAAATTTTGCACATAAAGTTATAAAATACCTTTGGGACGATGTCTTTAAATTTGATAGAAATATAATATTTAACACTATAAAATTTAATACGCTTGAAGCTGTTGTAAAGAATTTTACCAGAGAAAAAGGTAGAACCCAATTTGATATTTTTAGCGATGATATAAAAGAACTTTTATTCAATGTTTAATTTAAAAGAGCGCTGTTTTACAGACAATGAACTGAACGACAATTTTGTAGGTATTAGAAGCATCAATAATGACTTGCAAATTTGTTTCCCACTAGGATTTGATATAAGCGATGATAAAAACATTAGAGTAGATGTAAAAAAGCTTGTTTCTATTCTTTTAGAATACAATAAAACAATTGTATGTGAAAATTTGTTAAATAATAAAAATGAGATTATAAGATCAAATTTTCCACTCATAGCGTATAAAAATGTCATAGAATATTTTTTATCGCATGGTTATTATATAGAAAATAAGAGCTATTATGAAAATAACGCAAAAGGCAGGATAAATTTTTCCAAAACGATGAAGAAAAATAGGCCCATTATTCAAACTTTTAACAATAAAAACTCTTTTGTTTATACTCGTTTTCAAGTTAAAAAGGAAATGATTTAATGAAAATGAATTGATAACAGCTATAAACAAATATTGTGTGCATGAAGCGTTTTCTAAATTTGGCTTTGTGTTTAGCTCGTTTATGCCATCAAAATTTAACCTACCCACTGATAAAAATTATTGCATTTATCTGCTTGAAAACAAGCTAAACAACACCTTTAATGATGACAAGAAAATCCTTTTTCAATCTATGAAAAATATTCTTTTACAAGATGATAATATTTTGGATAAGACTGATTTTAAATTTGGAACATATCATTTTTATGTTGTTTGGGAAAGAATGATAGACAAGGCATTTGGTATAAAAAATAAAGAAGTTTATTTTCCTAAAACAAAATGGAATTTGCGGCGTTCTAATCAAAACCCTGATTATTCATTGCAACCAGATAGCATCATGCTGTTTGGCGATAAAATTTACATATTAGATGCAAAATATTATAAATATGGCATAAGTGGGGTTGCAAGCGATTTGCCTAGTAGCACATCCATCATAAAACAGATTGTTTATGGCGAATATGCGGCAAAACGAGAAACAAAAAAAGAGATTTACAATGTCTTTTTAATGCCCTTTAACAGATTTAACAATCCGCTAAAATTGGGTAATATTCTTGAAAATATAGGTTTTGCAAATGGAGAGTGGAGAGACAATCTAAAGCAATATGAAAATATACAAGGAATTTTAATGGACACTAAATTTTTAATGCAAAATTATAACAAGAAATCCAATGATCTTTTAAAATTACTAGCAAAAAATGTGGAAGAAACTAAAATATGATTTTAAATTTTAATCAAAAATCAAATCTAAAACCACAAAACAAAATTAAAAACCCCATTTTTTAATCAAAACGAACCTACAATGAGTGTTCTATATCATCAGCGTTTAAAGGGGTGTTGGCTTTTAAGAATTTTGATGCCTTTTGGCCTAAAATTTCTTTATAAAATTTAGGGTGTAAGCCAAGGTTGGGGCGTAAGGCTTTGATATTGTTTTCAGTCAATGCTTCGCCTTTTTGAATATCCTTAATGACAAATAAAGAACGCGCAAAAAATCTTCGCTCCTCTAAAGTCTTTGGATTGATTTTAGGCTCTTCTTCGCCCAAGGCTAAAACGCTTTGTTTGATGGCTTCAACCATGCTTTTAAATTCGTTAAAATCCATGCTAAAAGCGCTGTCTGGGGTTTGTAAGGATTTGTTTAAAATGAAATGCTTTTCTATCATGCTCGCTCCTAAAGTGGTGGCTAAAATGGGGCAAAGAGAGCCAATCGTGTGATCGCTCAAGCCAAATTTAACGCCAAAGGTTTCGCCTAATTTAACCATGCTCAATAAGTTAGCGTCTTCTATTTGGCTGGGATAAGCGCTCACGCATTTTAAAAGGGTGATGTCAAAATTATTCACGCCTTTGCACAACGAGATAGCGTCTTGCAATTCGGTATGTGTAGCGATACCGCTAGAAAGGATAATGGGCTTTTGTGTGCGAGCGGACTTTTCAATCAAATCTAAATCAACGATTTCAAAACTAGCGATCTTATACATGGGGCAATTCAGGCTCTCTAAAAGCTCTAAAGCTTTTGAGCTAAAAGGCGAGCTAAAAATGCCTAAATCAAGCTTTTTAGCCAACTCAAACAATTCCGCATGCCACTCTAGGGGGGTAGAAGCCTTTTGATACAATTCATACAGATTTTCTTTATCCCATAAAGTGCCTTGAATGATGAAAGGATCTTCTTTGGAGTTTAAAGTCATGCAGCTTGGCGTGTAGGTTTGGAGCTTGACAAAATCCGCGCCGCTTTCCTTAATGGCATGAAGGCTTTCTTTGGCTAGGTTTAGATCCTGGTTATGGTTAGCGCTCAATTCAGCGACAATTTTAGGGCGTTGTAACATTTCTTATTTTTCCTTAATCAAAACTTCTTTTTCTAGGCGATAGACTTGAGAGCAAGTGAAGGCTAAATGCTCATCATGCGTGGCTAAAACTAACGCCCCTTCGTTTTCTGCAATGTAATTTTGCAGCATGCTGATGACTTGATTAGCGCTAATGGTGTCTAAATTCCCGGTGGGTTCATCAGCGATAATGATTTTGGGTTTTTTAGAAAGCACTCTGGCGATGCTTAAGCGTTGTTGTTGGCCGCCGCTCAATTCACCCACGCCTTGTTTTAGGGTGTGGGCTATGCCTAATTGTTCTAAAAGGGAATGATTTATTTCTTGCTTGGCTAGGATGGAAGCGACTTGCAAGTTTTCTAAAGCGCTAAAACCCTTAAAAAGGTAATGCGATTGGAAGACTATGCCCACTTTTAAGCGTCGTAATTCCAAAAGTTTTTTGGAATTTAAGGCATAAATATCCTGGTGCTCTAACAAACTAACTGTCCCGCTATCCGGTTTTAGCATGGTGGCCAAATGGCTTAAAAGCGTGCTTTTACCGCTCCCGCTCACGCCTAAAATCGCTAGGCTTTCTTTGGGTTTAATGCACAAATTCACGCCATTATAAAGAGGTTTTTCAAAAGCATGAGAAATACCAGTCGCTTTAATCATGATCGTTTCCTAAAAAGAATATCGCCCAATAAGCTAGGGCTTAAAATGTAAGAAGTTGAAAAATTCGCACTGTGCAAAATGATTTTATCATAACGCCTTGCATAGTATTTTAAAAGCGTTCTTTGTAAGGTGGGTTCAATGCTTGGGCTAAACCATGCGTTATTGCTCATCACGATAAAAATTTTTGAAGGGCTGTTTGAATAAGCGGGTTTGGAAGTGCCTTCATAGCAAATCAAGGGGCGAAAAGTGAAATCGTCTAATGTAAAATCGCTGAAATGGGGAGCGTTGCGGTATAAATAAGCGCTCTCGCCAAAAAAGAGCTTTTCAAGGGGTTTTTGAAGAAACTTGGGTAAAGGCATTATCTCGCCAAAGGGGGCTAAGATCACTTTATCAGCGATCTGAACGCTTTTTTTAGAAAATAAAAACGAGCTGTTATAAAGGCTATAGCCTTGAGCGCGCAATGTCCCTATTAAAATAGCAATATTATCGCTTAAATCTTCTAACTTCGCTTTAAAAGGGGAGTTTTCTAAAGCGATGGGGTAGGCGGTCTCTGGAAAAACAATCAGGGTTTTTTGCTTGCTTTGAGCGAGTTTGATTTCTTTAAGGATGTTGTTTTCAATATTGTTAAGGTAGTTTGAATCAAATTTCAAATCTTGGGGCGTTCTTGTAGAGACTAATTCAACATTTCCAACCTCTGTTAAATCGCTTGTTTTAAAAAAATGAAAATCCAACGCGCCAAGCAGCAATAAAACCCCTATCATTCTGTATTTTTTAAGATTTTGAGCGCTCAAAAAAATGCAAGCTAAAAAAATAAGCCCTAAAGATAATTTATCCACCCTAAACACGCTATAAGAAAAAAAGCTATCCGGGACTAACCAATCAAATCCAAAAGGGTGGATAAAACTAGAGCCTAAAAAACTCAAAAGCCTGAAGTAGGGGTTTTCAAAATAGAGCAACAAATAAAATAAAACCCCATAAACTAACGCTACTAAAACAATGATTAAGGGCAATAAATAAGTGAAATCCGAATAGCGAAAGCTTAAAGCGCACCAGTAAAACAATAACGCCCCCACGAAAAAACCCAAAGCAAAAGCGCTGTTTCTAGGGGTTTTTAAAAACGCTAGCATGCTTAAAGGGGCTAGTAGGCTTGTGAGCATGATAGAAATATAAGGGTTTTCAACCACATAAGCGTCTAAAACAGCGTTCGCATACGCACTTGAAACAAACATGCATGCCAATAAAAAAGCGTTTTGATTGAACAGAATAAGACGCATGGCTAGATTTTGAAACCTTGAGATTGTTTTAGTGTATTATAGCTATATTTTAATTTAAGAATTTTAGATTGATTTTTTTAAGGGTAGTTTTTTTTAAGTTGTGTTATTATTTTCAAATTTCAAGTCTAAAGAGCGTGAATTGGCATGATTTAAGAGTAATGGGTGTTTGTTTTAAGACGCTATGACTATCTTTATGCGAGATATATGAGAGAAAGGTTTGGGTTTAGGGTTTGAATTATATTGATTTGGCGTTACTTGTGGTGGTGGTAGCTTTTGGGATTAGGGGATTTTATCATGGCTTCGTGAGTGAAGTGGCGGGGACTTTAGGGATTGTGCTTGGCGTGTATTTAGCGTCTCGCTATTCTGTGGCTGTTGGGAATTTATTTTCAGAGCATTTGTATGATTTAAGAAATGAAACCATGACGAATCTCATCGGTTTTTTATTGGTGTTAGCGTCTATTTGGGTGTTTTTTTTAGCTTTTGGAGTGTTGCTAGGCAAGGTGTTAGTCTTTAGCGGATTAGGCATTATAGACAAAGCGTTAGGGTTTATTTTCTCATGTTTAAAGACTTTTTTAGTGCTTTCTTTCATCCTTTATGCACTCTCTAAAATGGAAGTCATGAAAGACGCTAACGCCTATTTGCAAGAAAAAAGTGCTTTTTTTTCTACCATGAAAAGCATCGCCAGTAAGATCATGCGCCTTGATGGCGTCAAACATGTGGAGAAAAACCTTAAAGACAACCTTGAAGAAATGAGCGATGAAGTCAAAAATAAAGAATCTTTTAATAAAAATAAACAATCTTTTGATAAAGCGATGGATAAGGGCGTGGAATCTTTAAAAGAAAAGGCTAAAGATTTGCCTAAAAACATGCTAGATCCAAAAGCTAACCAAACCCCACCAAACCCCACCCCATCTAATAAAGAACCCCTATAAAGGCATCACATGTTTTCTAACCAATACATCCAACAACGCATCCATAAAGCCAATAGCTTGAGAGAAGAAGGGAAAAACCCTTATAAAAATGGCTTGAAACGAAGCCTCACCAACGCTGCTTTTTTAGAAAAATACGCTTATGTTAAGGGTTTAGAAGAGCCTAAAGACAAAGAAAAACACGAAAGTATTGTAGGGAGGGTCAAGCTCTTGCGTTTAATGGGTAAGGCATGTTTTATTAAAGTTGAAGATGAAAGCGCGATTTTGCAAGCTTATGTTTCGCAAAATGAATTGAACGATGAATTTAAAAGCTTGAAAAAGCATTTGGAAGTGGGCGATATTGTGTTGGTGAAAGGCTTCCCTTTTGCTACCAAAACCGGTGAATTAAGCGTTCATGCCCTAGAATTTCATATTTTAAGCAAAACCATTGTGCCTTTACCTGAAAAATTTCATGGATTAAGCGATATAGAATTGCGTTACCGCCAGCGCTATTTGGATTTGATCGTCAATCCTAGCGTTAAAGATGTGTTTAAAAAGCGCAGTTTGATCGTCTCTAGCGTGCGGAAATTTTTTGAAATGGAAGGGTTTTTAGAAGTGGAAACCCCTATGATGCACCCCATTCCTGGCGGGGCGAACGCAAGGCCTTTCATCACTTATCATAACGCCTTAGAAATTGAAAGGTATTTGAGAATCGCCCCAGAATTATACCTTAAACGCTTGATTGTAGGGGGGTTTGAGGCGGTGTTTGAAATCAATCGTAATTTCAGGAATGAGGGCATGGATCACAGCCATAACCCCGAATTCACGATGATTGAGTTTTACTGGGCGTATCACACTTATGAAGATTTGATTGAACTCAGTAAGAGGTTGTTTGACTACTTGCTAAAGACTTTAAATTTAGATTCAAAAATCATTTACAACGATATGGAAGTGGATTTCAACCAAACGAGCGTGATTTCTTATTTGGACGCTTTAGAAACAATAGGGGGCATTAGTAAGGGCATTTTAGAAAAAGAAGACAGGCTTTTGGCTTATTTATTAGAGCAAGGCATCAAAGTAGAGCCAAACCTCACTCATGGCAAGTTACTCGCTGAAGCGTTTGATCATTTTGTAGAGCATAAGCTCATTAACCCCACTTTTGTAACCCAATACCCTATTGAGATTAGCCCCTTAGCCAGACGCAACGATAGTAACCCTAATATTGCTGACAGGTTTGAATTGTTTATTGCAGGGAAAGAAATCGCTAACGGCTTTAGCGAGTTGAACGATCCTTTAGATCAATTAGAACGCTTTAAAAATCAAGTGGCTGAAAAAGAAAAAGGCGATGAAGAAGCCCAATACATGGATGAAGATTATGTGTGGGCGTTAGCCCATGGAATGCCCCCCACTGCAGGGCAAGGCATAGGCATTGATAGATTAGTGATGCTACTCACTGGAGCTAAAAGCATTAAAGATGTGATTTTATTCCCAGCGATGCGTCCTGTTAAAAACGATTTTAATGTGGAGAGTGAAGAATAATGGCGTATTTTTTAGAACAAACGGATAGTGAAATTTTTGAGCTTATCTTTGAAGAATACAAGAGGCAAAACGAGCATTTAGAAATGATAGCGAGCGAGAATTACACTTTTGCAAGCGTTATGGAGGCTATGGGGAGTGTTTTAACGAATAAATACGCTGAAGGCTATCCTAACAAGCGCTACTATGGAGGCTGTGAAGTGGTGGATAAAATAGAAAGCTTGGCCATAGAAAGGGCTAAAAAGCTTTTTAATTGCCAGTTCGCTAATGTGCAAGCGCACTCAGGCTCACAAGCCAATAACGCTGTCTATCACGCTCTTTTAAAGCCTTATGACAAGATTTTAGGCATGGATTTAAGCTGTGGAGGGCATTTAACGCATGGCGCTAAAGTGAGCTTAACCGGTAAGCATTATCAGAGCTTTTCTTATGGCGTGAATTTAGATGGCTATATTGATTATGAAGAGACGCTAAAAATCGCTCAAAGCGTTAAGCCAGAAATCATTGTGTGCGGGTTTTCAGCCTATCCAAGGGAGATTGATTTTAAGAAATTTAGAGAAATCGCTGATGAAGTGGGAGCGTTACTATTAGGCGATATAGCCCATGTGGCAGGGCTTGTGGTAACCGGTGAGCATGCCCATCCTTTCCCGCATTGCCATGTGGTTTCAAGCACCACTCATAAGACCTTAAGAGGGCCTAGAGGGGGGCTTATTTTAACCAATGATGAAGAGATAGCGGCCAAGATTGATAAAGCGATTTTTCCAGGGACTCAAGGTGGGCCTTTGATGCATGCAATTGCTGCTAAAGCGGTGGGGTTTAAAGAGAATCTAAAACCAGAATTTAAAGCTTATGCAAAATTGGTGAAATCTAACATGCAAGTTTTGGCTAAAGCGTTAAAAGAAAAAAACCACAAGTTAGTGAGTGGTGGCACTTCTAACCATTTGCTTTTAATGGATTTCTTGGATAAGCCTTATAGTGGGAAAGACGCTGATATTGCATTAGGGAATGCCGGGATCACCGTGAATAAAAACACCATTCCTGGCGAAACGCGCAGCCCTTTTGTAACGAGTGGGATAAGGATTGGATCAGCGGCATTGAGCGCAAGGGGCATGGGAGCTAAAGAATTTGAAATCATAGGGAATAAAATATCAGATATTTTGAATGATATTAATAATGTTAGTTTGCAATTGCATGTGAAAGAAGAATTGAAGGCCATGGCCAATCAATTCCCTGTGTACCACCAACCTATTTTTTAAGGGAGTCAAGATGACAGAAATGGAATTAAAGCTCATTAAGATAGACACAAGCCATTATTTTGAAAAAAAACCAGGCTTGGGGGAGAGGGTGGATTATGCGGGGCGTTGCTACTATAATAAATTCCAAAGAGTGAATGCCATGCTCACAAGCTCGCTCATTCAAAAGCATTTGAAAAGGGAGATAGAAATCGCACACAATCTCATCTTGCGTAACGATAAGGTGGAAAACATTGTGTTTGATTATAACGGGAGGAACCCGGAGCGTTTTTACCATAAGGCGCAGTTATTGCTTCGTGAGGAAGGTTTTATGAATTTTACCGCTTATAACACGAAAACGCCAGGGCATTTGCATTTGTATGTGCATAAGGGGCATACGGAATTAGGCGAGGGTGAAAGGTTGGTTAAAACTTTGTCCATGAAATTAGCACAAGGGTTGCCTAAAGAATGGAAGGTATTCCCTAGCAATGAATGGCCTAAGGAATTTAATATTTTAGCTTTACCTTATGAAGTGTTTGCAAAAGAGCGCGGG
This is a stretch of genomic DNA from Helicobacter pylori. It encodes these proteins:
- a CDS encoding DUF1882 domain-containing protein, with product MTEMELKLIKIDTSHYFEKKPGLGERVDYAGRCYYNKFQRVNAMLTSSLIQKHLKREIEIAHNLILRNDKVENIVFDYNGRNPERFYHKAQLLLREEGFMNFTAYNTKTPGHLHLYVHKGHTELGEGERLVKTLSMKLAQGLPKEWKVFPSNEWPKEFNILALPYEVFAKERGSSWAKHL
- a CDS encoding serine hydroxymethyltransferase; translated protein: MAYFLEQTDSEIFELIFEEYKRQNEHLEMIASENYTFASVMEAMGSVLTNKYAEGYPNKRYYGGCEVVDKIESLAIERAKKLFNCQFANVQAHSGSQANNAVYHALLKPYDKILGMDLSCGGHLTHGAKVSLTGKHYQSFSYGVNLDGYIDYEETLKIAQSVKPEIIVCGFSAYPREIDFKKFREIADEVGALLLGDIAHVAGLVVTGEHAHPFPHCHVVSSTTHKTLRGPRGGLILTNDEEIAAKIDKAIFPGTQGGPLMHAIAAKAVGFKENLKPEFKAYAKLVKSNMQVLAKALKEKNHKLVSGGTSNHLLLMDFLDKPYSGKDADIALGNAGITVNKNTIPGETRSPFVTSGIRIGSAALSARGMGAKEFEIIGNKISDILNDINNVSLQLHVKEELKAMANQFPVYHQPIF